A genomic stretch from Algoriphagus halophilus includes:
- a CDS encoding CHAT domain-containing protein, with product MSTLKLKLKGNDHLPFIKGEDNGFEYYGLDQAFTILSPTRGDVEEQTIEIDDDHIIEFEFDDDSIWVGDKETLREIFPERFKRSAGEDELFLPDEIATEETDRGIFKKVGIKLLKIFVKKKVIRPKMRELAINLENKQLAFRGNDFEQVKYGILCHCLPDFELEEVKALDSSKRHLLFLHGTGSSTKSSFGDLKDSEDWKTYTSEYGLDQILAFQHRTLSTSPLENVLDLVSQLPDEIELDLISQSRGGLVSDVFARFCTDSRGFDTAELGVLVDNDRDRDVEVIKELQSLMESKKITIHKVVRVASPANGTTLASKRLNIFLNVTFNLIGLATGQAGNPIFITFKEMIMEAVACKDDVDVLPGLEAMNPKSPFIKALNYQGSEIVIQSPLYVVGGSSELSLRFKSLVVLVGKFFFLDKNDLVVDTESMKWGAVRKEGNVSVFIEKSGLIDHFKYFSSPRTLKAVVDALDALIDQEPEGFITFAQASSKERGVFGIEGGDYKREKISGKKPIAILLPGIMGSNLKDEKMLWINYFRFLKGDLSKLSYKDSGKQPIQADSLIATSYEALGKNLEKSYEVLTFQFDWRIPLKVSAERLNEKVSELLKYNQPIKIVAHSMGGVLVRDFILYHPETWQSLNKSIGFKAVFLGSPLGGSYRIPYVLFGKDSLIRLLGKIDIRNNTKDLLSVFCDFPGILNLLPINKNGNHDFSSRSFWEKLRAASGDSSWPIPSKKVLDEFALHQNKVLSEADSIDYSNITYIAGQSSKKNFTVSNLDIEDGELVFYATNAGDESVTWKSGIPDGIRKAGQYYYCNVTHGGLSKDSKLFAAIEDLLMYGSTSKLQNSLPVVRGEEQEFAPKETEVFDISEEHVVNSILGLDKEEEKWNVEAPIRVCVSHGDLKYADYPVLAGHFEYDSILTTEKAIDYQLNGELSRLLRLGLYPGPIGSNQIVLADKDAETKFKGGVIVGLGVPGELSAFQLMVSIEKGVSRYLTIKNTPEEEVSDETIGISVIAIANTYGGLSTESSIRAIVQGVQRANRNIRNFYESKIKVIEELEFIEIFHDKALSILKSVQQLQNSDSRDFNMVFKGKGLKSKLGKRWRIPYDNSSDWWTRITVREELKESSEILKISVATSGASEKVEEVQSNNKTLEILLRDMTLNNQYSPEIAKTMFELLVPFSFKEELKRQNNISWVLDIASAEYPWEMIQEDLNAVPLCIHTGMVRQLSTGNFREKTSRVKDKTALVIGDPQLDQFMTQLPGAKREAEMVSSLLKDAGYTTQSLINTNASEIFLKLFSKNHKIVHLAGHGVFNYGSKKATGMVIGNDTFLTPGQIAGMSETAEMVFVNCCYLGQMNQESEKESQQRNKFAANIGTQLINNGARAVVVAGWAVDDSAALEFARQFYKYMFSGVGFGEAIKRSRKRIYEEFGRRTNTWGAFQCYGDPFYNLSEGTRDRSGGSGVLVEEEVEIELQNLLHQLEANQNDHEYVLGRVNKLVEATEKTGLENDRIVELTAALYNGLNNYASSITCYQKLLSSNRATYSMKSVEQYGNVRAKFAVKNFLEESISGPETIKEMDVVIADFENLLKFGQTRERLSLMGSTYKRKMFVQQKMGVKQSVKSLKESISYYEKAASMSGFKDPYPLTNWLSLERLAMLLEGKPSITLIPLDARKALDELKSRCEKKLEEEKDYWTYANLATIQLTQLILGTPKVNLGEVKKSYNEVWKMAGNKGQKNAEIEHLEILSLIISNIKKTDSKELGKDIDELMEHLRASI from the coding sequence ATGTCAACACTGAAACTCAAGCTCAAAGGAAATGACCATTTACCGTTTATTAAAGGGGAGGATAATGGTTTTGAATATTATGGTTTGGATCAGGCATTTACTATTTTAAGCCCTACCCGTGGCGATGTGGAGGAGCAAACCATTGAAATAGATGATGATCATATTATTGAATTTGAATTTGACGATGACAGCATTTGGGTAGGGGACAAGGAAACCCTTCGTGAAATTTTCCCAGAGCGATTCAAGCGTTCCGCTGGCGAAGACGAGCTTTTTTTGCCCGATGAAATTGCCACAGAAGAGACGGATAGAGGCATCTTCAAAAAAGTGGGAATCAAACTGTTGAAGATTTTTGTGAAAAAAAAGGTGATCCGGCCCAAAATGAGGGAGTTGGCAATCAACCTGGAAAACAAACAACTGGCATTTCGTGGAAACGACTTTGAACAGGTGAAGTATGGTATTTTATGCCATTGTTTGCCGGATTTTGAATTAGAGGAAGTCAAAGCGCTGGACTCTTCCAAAAGACATTTGTTGTTTTTGCATGGTACCGGTTCATCTACCAAAAGTTCTTTTGGAGATTTGAAAGATTCTGAAGATTGGAAGACTTACACCAGTGAATATGGGCTTGACCAAATTCTGGCTTTTCAGCATAGAACCTTATCTACCAGTCCTCTTGAGAATGTGTTGGATTTAGTCAGTCAGCTCCCAGATGAGATTGAATTAGATTTGATCAGTCAGTCTCGTGGAGGTTTGGTGTCAGATGTTTTTGCAAGGTTTTGTACCGATTCAAGGGGGTTTGATACAGCAGAGTTAGGGGTTCTCGTTGACAATGATCGAGACCGTGATGTAGAAGTAATCAAGGAACTTCAATCCTTGATGGAGTCTAAAAAAATCACCATTCATAAGGTAGTTCGTGTAGCCAGCCCGGCAAACGGAACCACCCTGGCCTCCAAACGATTGAATATATTTTTAAATGTAACCTTCAATTTGATCGGGTTGGCAACCGGGCAAGCCGGAAATCCAATATTTATCACTTTCAAAGAGATGATTATGGAGGCCGTTGCATGTAAGGATGATGTGGATGTGCTTCCTGGTTTAGAAGCCATGAATCCCAAGTCTCCATTTATCAAGGCTTTGAATTATCAAGGATCAGAGATCGTGATCCAATCTCCTTTGTATGTGGTAGGGGGTAGTAGTGAGTTGAGTTTACGATTTAAAAGTCTGGTGGTCTTAGTTGGTAAGTTCTTCTTTTTGGATAAAAACGACTTGGTAGTGGATACCGAAAGTATGAAGTGGGGTGCAGTGAGAAAAGAAGGGAATGTTTCAGTTTTTATAGAAAAAAGCGGTCTGATAGACCACTTTAAATACTTTTCTTCTCCTAGGACTTTGAAAGCAGTGGTGGATGCATTAGATGCGTTGATTGACCAAGAGCCAGAAGGCTTCATCACCTTTGCGCAGGCCAGTAGTAAGGAGAGAGGGGTATTTGGAATTGAGGGAGGAGATTACAAACGAGAGAAGATTTCGGGGAAAAAACCAATTGCCATTCTTTTGCCGGGAATCATGGGTTCCAACCTGAAAGACGAGAAAATGCTTTGGATTAATTATTTCCGGTTTTTGAAAGGCGACTTGTCCAAATTAAGTTATAAAGACAGCGGTAAACAGCCTATCCAAGCAGATTCATTGATTGCTACTTCTTACGAGGCCTTAGGGAAAAATCTAGAAAAGAGCTATGAGGTGCTCACGTTTCAATTTGACTGGAGAATACCTTTAAAGGTCAGTGCTGAAAGACTCAATGAAAAGGTTTCAGAATTATTAAAGTATAACCAGCCCATCAAGATAGTAGCCCATAGTATGGGAGGGGTGTTGGTCAGGGATTTTATTTTATATCATCCCGAAACCTGGCAATCACTGAACAAGTCCATTGGATTCAAGGCGGTCTTTTTGGGCTCTCCTTTGGGTGGGTCTTATCGAATTCCTTATGTGCTTTTTGGCAAAGACAGTTTAATCCGACTGTTGGGTAAAATTGATATTAGAAATAATACCAAAGACCTGCTGTCTGTTTTTTGTGACTTTCCTGGAATACTCAATCTGTTGCCGATCAACAAAAATGGAAACCATGACTTTTCAAGCAGGAGTTTTTGGGAGAAATTGAGAGCTGCCTCAGGGGATAGTTCTTGGCCAATTCCATCTAAAAAAGTATTGGATGAGTTTGCCCTGCATCAAAACAAGGTGTTGTCAGAGGCTGACTCCATAGACTATAGTAACATTACTTATATAGCTGGACAAAGCAGTAAAAAGAACTTTACTGTTTCGAATTTGGACATTGAAGATGGAGAATTGGTCTTTTATGCCACCAATGCTGGGGACGAGAGTGTGACATGGAAATCTGGAATCCCTGATGGAATCAGAAAGGCAGGACAATATTATTACTGCAATGTGACCCATGGAGGGCTTTCGAAGGATAGTAAGTTGTTTGCAGCGATTGAAGATTTGCTGATGTATGGATCTACCTCCAAATTACAAAACAGTCTTCCGGTGGTAAGAGGTGAAGAGCAAGAGTTCGCTCCTAAAGAGACAGAGGTATTTGATATAAGTGAAGAGCATGTAGTCAACAGCATCCTTGGATTGGATAAGGAAGAGGAAAAGTGGAATGTAGAAGCTCCCATTCGAGTATGTGTCAGTCATGGAGATTTAAAATATGCAGACTATCCAGTATTAGCAGGACACTTTGAGTACGATTCAATTTTGACTACTGAAAAAGCAATTGATTATCAATTGAATGGCGAGTTAAGTAGGTTGTTGAGGCTAGGTTTATACCCGGGACCAATCGGTTCAAATCAAATTGTTTTAGCTGATAAAGATGCGGAGACAAAATTCAAGGGTGGAGTTATTGTGGGTTTGGGAGTTCCTGGCGAATTATCTGCATTTCAGTTGATGGTTTCCATCGAAAAAGGAGTGTCCAGGTATCTGACCATCAAAAATACCCCTGAAGAAGAGGTTTCAGATGAGACAATTGGGATTTCCGTCATAGCGATTGCAAATACCTATGGGGGTTTGTCTACAGAGAGCTCCATTAGAGCGATCGTTCAAGGTGTTCAGCGGGCAAATAGAAATATTAGAAATTTTTATGAATCAAAAATAAAAGTTATTGAAGAATTAGAATTCATAGAGATTTTCCATGACAAAGCCTTGTCCATATTGAAATCAGTCCAGCAATTGCAAAACAGCGATAGCAGAGACTTTAACATGGTGTTCAAGGGAAAAGGATTGAAGTCAAAATTGGGTAAAAGGTGGAGAATCCCATATGATAATTCTTCAGATTGGTGGACTAGAATTACGGTGAGGGAAGAGCTCAAAGAATCCTCTGAAATTCTCAAGATTTCGGTTGCGACGAGTGGAGCAAGTGAAAAAGTGGAAGAGGTTCAATCCAATAACAAAACCTTGGAGATTTTGCTAAGGGACATGACCTTGAATAATCAATATTCCCCGGAGATTGCAAAAACCATGTTTGAGTTGTTGGTTCCTTTTAGTTTCAAAGAGGAATTGAAAAGGCAAAACAATATCTCATGGGTATTGGATATTGCTTCAGCGGAATACCCTTGGGAGATGATCCAAGAGGATTTAAATGCGGTTCCACTTTGCATCCATACAGGAATGGTAAGACAGTTATCCACAGGGAATTTCAGGGAAAAGACCTCTAGGGTAAAAGATAAAACAGCATTGGTCATAGGTGACCCCCAATTGGACCAGTTCATGACGCAATTGCCAGGAGCAAAGAGAGAGGCGGAAATGGTTTCGAGTTTGCTTAAAGATGCTGGGTACACCACACAAAGTCTCATCAACACCAATGCATCAGAGATTTTTTTAAAGCTCTTCTCCAAAAATCATAAAATAGTTCATTTGGCAGGCCATGGAGTTTTTAATTATGGTAGCAAAAAGGCAACTGGAATGGTCATTGGGAATGATACATTCTTAACACCAGGGCAGATTGCAGGGATGAGTGAAACAGCAGAAATGGTTTTTGTGAACTGTTGTTATCTGGGTCAAATGAATCAAGAGTCTGAGAAGGAAAGTCAGCAGCGAAACAAGTTTGCAGCAAATATTGGAACTCAATTAATCAATAATGGGGCAAGAGCAGTGGTGGTAGCTGGTTGGGCTGTTGATGATTCGGCAGCATTGGAATTTGCACGGCAGTTTTATAAGTACATGTTCTCAGGAGTTGGGTTTGGAGAGGCTATAAAAAGGTCAAGGAAAAGGATCTATGAGGAATTTGGAAGAAGAACAAATACCTGGGGGGCATTCCAATGTTATGGTGATCCATTTTATAACCTTTCTGAAGGAACCAGAGATCGATCCGGAGGTTCAGGAGTCTTGGTAGAAGAAGAGGTGGAAATTGAATTGCAGAACCTTTTACATCAATTAGAGGCCAATCAAAACGACCATGAGTATGTGCTTGGTAGGGTGAACAAGTTGGTAGAAGCAACAGAAAAAACAGGGCTGGAAAATGATCGAATTGTAGAGCTTACAGCGGCCTTATATAATGGGCTGAATAATTATGCGAGTTCCATCACATGCTATCAAAAGCTTCTATCCTCGAATAGAGCTACCTATTCGATGAAGTCCGTTGAGCAATATGGGAATGTAAGAGCCAAGTTTGCGGTGAAGAATTTCTTGGAAGAATCGATCAGTGGACCAGAGACGATTAAGGAAATGGATGTGGTAATTGCTGATTTTGAGAACCTACTCAAATTTGGTCAAACGAGGGAGCGATTAAGTTTGATGGGAAGTACTTACAAACGAAAAATGTTTGTGCAGCAAAAGATGGGTGTCAAACAAAGTGTCAAATCCCTTAAAGAATCGATTTCCTATTATGAAAAAGCTGCTAGTATGAGTGGTTTCAAGGATCCTTACCCTTTGACAAACTGGCTTTCCTTAGAAAGGTTGGCGATGCTATTGGAGGGAAAACCAAGTATTACATTGATTCCACTAGATGCTAGAAAAGCATTGGATGAACTGAAAAGTAGGTGTGAGAAGAAACTGGAAGAAGAAAAGGATTATTGGACCTATGCAAATCTGGCCACGATCCAATTAACCCAGCTGATTTTGGGAACCCCTAAGGTAAACTTAGGTGAAGTCAAAAAATCTTACAATGAGGTTTGGAAAATGGCGGGAAATAAAGGACAGAAGAATGCAGAGATCGAACACTTGGAAATTCTAAGTTTGATTATTTCCAACATCAAAAAGACGGATTCCAAAGAATTAGGAAAGGATATTGATGAATTAATGGAGCATTTGAGAGCTAGCATTTAA
- a CDS encoding c-type cytochrome, producing MKSTFKNLFLATIGSLVFACGGEKESQSSQGGVQTQQAAKAAVDPYENWKDYQGVGPVKEFTLPNEIDETLATTGQTIFESKCTACHKTDKKFIGPSPKDILNRRNPAWIMNMILVPDKMVVEDPIAKKLIMDFNGSPMANQSLTEDEARAVLEYFRTL from the coding sequence ATGAAAAGCACATTCAAAAATCTGTTTTTGGCCACTATTGGATCTCTTGTTTTTGCCTGCGGAGGAGAGAAAGAATCTCAATCATCCCAAGGCGGGGTACAAACTCAACAAGCGGCAAAGGCAGCTGTTGATCCTTATGAAAACTGGAAAGATTACCAGGGAGTGGGACCAGTAAAAGAATTCACATTACCCAATGAAATAGATGAAACCTTGGCCACAACAGGTCAAACCATTTTCGAATCTAAATGTACAGCCTGTCATAAAACCGATAAAAAATTTATTGGCCCATCACCCAAGGATATTTTAAACAGAAGAAATCCTGCCTGGATCATGAACATGATTTTGGTACCAGACAAAATGGTAGTGGAAGATCCTATCGCTAAAAAGCTCATTATGGACTTCAATGGTTCTCCTATGGCCAATCAAAGTCTAACAGAAGATGAGGCAAGGGCAGTTTTGGAGTATTTCAGGACATTATAA
- a CDS encoding helix-turn-helix transcriptional regulator gives MNRIDRLTAILTHLQSKRTIRAVELAERFGVSLRTIYRDVRALEETGVPIIGEAGQGYSLVEGYRLPPVMFTKQEALAFVVAEKLLEKSMDEENSRFYKEALYKIKAILKSEEKDLVGRVDAQIQVIGSNSVPTQKQKSKNFQKVLEGISERKVLFGKYTTFVPQQSSERKLEPIGIYHHYSHWYLIAYCRLRKDYRTFRVDRFDQLLVLEENFVLGKHPSIQEFLDQLSDEHQLHQIILMVKNEGLKYLQTQKYNLGFVSEKQIGDETEMVFMNSSLQYFLRCIVNMTDMIRIVEPIELKENLKDLIEDIKRIQEF, from the coding sequence ATGAATCGAATCGATAGACTGACTGCAATTTTAACCCACCTCCAATCCAAAAGGACCATTCGGGCAGTGGAACTGGCGGAGCGTTTTGGGGTAAGTCTTCGGACCATCTACAGAGATGTCAGGGCATTGGAAGAAACTGGGGTTCCAATAATAGGAGAAGCAGGCCAGGGATATTCGCTGGTAGAGGGGTATAGGCTGCCGCCGGTGATGTTTACCAAGCAAGAGGCGCTGGCATTTGTAGTGGCAGAAAAGTTGTTGGAGAAGTCAATGGATGAGGAGAATAGCCGGTTTTATAAGGAAGCATTATATAAGATCAAGGCCATTTTAAAATCTGAGGAGAAGGATCTCGTTGGAAGAGTAGATGCGCAGATTCAAGTAATTGGCTCCAATTCGGTTCCTACCCAAAAACAAAAAAGTAAGAACTTTCAAAAAGTCCTGGAGGGAATATCAGAGCGGAAAGTTCTATTTGGGAAATATACCACTTTTGTACCCCAGCAATCTTCCGAGCGAAAGCTAGAGCCTATAGGAATTTATCATCATTATTCACATTGGTATCTGATCGCTTATTGTCGGCTGAGAAAAGACTACAGGACTTTCCGAGTAGATCGATTTGATCAACTATTAGTATTGGAAGAGAATTTTGTACTGGGAAAACATCCCAGTATACAGGAGTTTTTGGATCAATTGTCAGACGAGCATCAGTTGCATCAAATCATATTGATGGTTAAAAATGAAGGGTTAAAATATTTACAGACCCAGAAGTATAACCTAGGTTTTGTTTCCGAAAAACAAATAGGCGATGAAACAGAGATGGTTTTTATGAACTCATCCCTGCAGTATTTTTTAAGATGTATAGTTAATATGACCGATATGATTCGGATTGTGGAGCCTATTGAGTTGAAAGAAAATTTGAAAGACTTAATCGAGGATATAAAGAGGATTCAAGAATTCTAG
- the ric gene encoding iron-sulfur cluster repair di-iron protein: MKNLAQTKVGKIVASNFKTSTVFTSHQIDFCCGGGITLEEACKIKNQNLDEIISELEEIFKTKDSQNWQSFELDQLMDMIVQVHHQYVEASIPVLRLYLEKLCQVHGERHPELFQINELFTDGSNALTIHMKKEELVLFPYVKAMIQSKKDGFPLSKPHFKDISNPIEMMEHEHAEEGKRFEKIAELTKGYNCPPDGCQTFKVTYAILQEFEEDLHKHIHLENNILFPRAQELFNEFKFDN, translated from the coding sequence ATGAAAAATCTAGCACAAACTAAAGTGGGGAAAATTGTGGCCTCCAATTTTAAAACTTCAACTGTTTTCACTTCACATCAAATTGATTTTTGCTGTGGGGGAGGGATTACGTTGGAGGAAGCTTGTAAAATCAAAAACCAAAATTTGGATGAAATTATTTCTGAATTGGAGGAAATATTCAAAACCAAAGACAGTCAAAACTGGCAATCATTTGAATTAGACCAATTGATGGATATGATCGTCCAAGTCCATCATCAATATGTAGAAGCCAGCATTCCTGTTCTCAGACTGTATTTGGAGAAACTCTGCCAAGTGCACGGAGAAAGACATCCTGAGTTATTTCAAATTAATGAATTATTCACTGATGGTTCGAACGCATTGACAATCCACATGAAAAAAGAAGAATTGGTATTGTTTCCTTATGTGAAAGCAATGATTCAGTCAAAGAAAGATGGATTCCCACTATCTAAACCGCATTTCAAAGATATATCAAACCCCATTGAAATGATGGAACATGAACATGCCGAAGAAGGGAAAAGATTCGAGAAAATAGCTGAGCTTACTAAAGGCTATAATTGCCCTCCAGATGGATGCCAGACCTTTAAGGTCACCTATGCCATATTACAAGAGTTCGAAGAGGATCTCCATAAGCATATTCATTTGGAAAATAATATCCTTTTTCCAAGGGCCCAAGAACTGTTTAATGAATTCAAATTTGATAATTAA
- the nosZ gene encoding Sec-dependent nitrous-oxide reductase, with protein MKKLFNFSFVCALGLAMLATSCGQGEKKGGALSSNIAERVYVPPGEHDEFYAFVSGGFSGQLSVYGLPSGRLFKVIPVFSQDPEKAYGYNEETIPLLETSFGFIPWDDAHHPDLSQTNGEIDGRWCFINGNNTPRIARINLSTFETEEIIELPNSAGNHSSSFVTENTEYVVAGTRFSVPVPQEDISISEYKGKFKGAISFIKVDEETGHMKIDFQVMMPGFNYDLAHPGRGKSHGWMFFTTYNTEEANTLLEVNASQNDKDFIAAINWKKAQELIESGEFETMPASYAHNVYDESTHMATSTMEKEVRFIDPSKYPGLVYLLPTPKSPHGCDVDPTGEFIIGSGKLSASLTAHSFTKMMEAIENNKFDGEAYGIPILNYDDIVGGVVEQAGLGPLHTEFDDKGNGYTTFFISSEVVKWKVGTWEVIDRQPTYYSVGHLMIPGGNSRKPWGKYAVAMNKITKDRYLPTGPELTQSAQLYDISGEKMELLLDFPTIGEPHYAAACPADLIAPNQTKIFKLEDNHHPYAVKTEGETRVERNGKEVHIYMTTIRSHFAPDNIEGIKVGDKVYFHVTNLEQDYDVPHGISMIGANTSELLIMPGQTETFTWEPKRVGVWPFYCTDFCSALHQEMQGYVRVSPQNSTIPLSWSLDGE; from the coding sequence ATGAAAAAGCTATTTAACTTTTCTTTTGTCTGTGCCTTAGGCCTGGCAATGTTGGCCACATCCTGTGGTCAAGGTGAGAAAAAAGGTGGTGCTCTGAGTAGTAATATTGCAGAGCGAGTATATGTACCACCAGGAGAACATGATGAATTTTACGCCTTTGTCTCCGGAGGCTTCAGTGGACAACTTTCCGTATATGGGCTACCTTCTGGCAGACTTTTCAAAGTCATTCCGGTTTTTTCCCAAGATCCCGAAAAAGCTTATGGATACAATGAGGAAACTATACCTTTGCTGGAAACTTCCTTTGGATTTATTCCATGGGATGATGCTCACCACCCTGATTTGTCACAAACCAATGGGGAAATCGATGGGAGATGGTGTTTTATCAATGGAAACAATACACCCAGGATTGCTCGAATTAATCTATCTACTTTTGAAACCGAAGAGATTATTGAGCTACCCAACAGCGCAGGGAATCACAGCTCCTCATTCGTAACTGAAAACACAGAATATGTGGTAGCAGGAACGCGTTTTTCCGTGCCGGTGCCTCAGGAGGATATTTCCATCAGTGAATACAAAGGGAAATTCAAAGGAGCTATTTCTTTTATTAAAGTAGATGAGGAAACAGGTCATATGAAGATAGATTTTCAGGTGATGATGCCTGGGTTTAATTATGATTTGGCGCACCCTGGAAGAGGAAAATCCCATGGTTGGATGTTTTTTACCACTTACAACACCGAAGAAGCCAATACACTGCTAGAGGTGAATGCTTCTCAAAATGACAAAGATTTCATCGCTGCAATCAACTGGAAAAAGGCCCAGGAATTGATTGAATCCGGAGAGTTTGAGACTATGCCAGCATCCTATGCGCATAATGTATATGATGAATCTACACACATGGCTACTTCTACCATGGAAAAAGAAGTAAGGTTCATCGATCCATCCAAATATCCTGGTTTGGTGTATTTATTGCCAACACCTAAGTCCCCACACGGTTGCGATGTAGATCCGACTGGTGAGTTTATAATTGGAAGCGGTAAATTGTCAGCTTCTCTTACAGCACATTCATTTACTAAAATGATGGAGGCCATTGAAAATAATAAATTTGATGGTGAAGCATACGGTATTCCAATTTTAAACTATGACGATATAGTTGGTGGAGTAGTGGAACAGGCTGGTTTGGGGCCTTTGCACACTGAATTTGATGACAAAGGAAATGGTTATACGACTTTCTTTATTTCTTCTGAGGTGGTCAAATGGAAAGTGGGTACATGGGAGGTAATAGATAGACAACCAACCTATTACTCTGTGGGGCACTTGATGATACCGGGAGGGAACTCCAGGAAACCGTGGGGTAAATATGCTGTCGCAATGAATAAGATCACTAAAGACCGCTATTTACCGACTGGCCCTGAGCTTACTCAATCTGCCCAACTTTATGATATTTCAGGTGAAAAAATGGAATTACTTTTGGATTTTCCTACCATAGGTGAACCCCACTATGCTGCAGCTTGTCCTGCAGACCTGATCGCTCCAAATCAAACAAAAATCTTTAAACTCGAAGATAATCATCATCCTTATGCAGTGAAAACTGAAGGTGAAACTCGGGTAGAAAGAAATGGAAAAGAGGTTCATATCTATATGACTACTATCCGAAGCCACTTTGCACCGGACAATATTGAGGGAATCAAAGTAGGTGATAAGGTTTATTTCCATGTGACCAATCTGGAGCAGGATTATGATGTTCCACATGGTATATCCATGATTGGAGCCAATACATCTGAACTATTGATTATGCCTGGACAAACCGAAACCTTCACTTGGGAACCGAAAAGAGTAGGGGTTTGGCCCTTTTACTGTACTGATTTTTGTTCAGCTCTTCACCAAGAGATGCAGGGCTATGTCAGAGTATCTCCACAAAACTCAACAATTCCTTTGAGTTGGAGCCTAGATGGTGAATAA
- a CDS encoding nitrous oxide reductase accessory protein NosL has product MKRSKIIMLFAAILMGSVFVFPLWNITLEAPQYPEPLGMDIYINKFHGVNDNDIKNINIMNHYVGMKEIPEVIPEFSIFPYVVGGMVLLGLILALVGKRNLYLVWFCLMLIFGAIGMYDFYQWEYEYGHELADKAPIKFTDEDGNPMSYQPPLIGAKTILNFRAISLPKVGAYLMGAAMGLSLLAFFIGKNRGTGINAAFLMLLPLSLTLNSCDIKPEDIHYGKDFCQFCRMTIVDQQHAAQLVTQKGRAYKYDAIECMVNDLKDWERPEVELLLVADYEQPGTLIEAKKASYLISDQIPSPMGANLSAFSSTNSRDKIYQTMGGSQLDWHQLQTDTRLKANSNP; this is encoded by the coding sequence ATGAAACGCTCTAAAATAATTATGCTCTTTGCGGCAATTCTAATGGGATCAGTATTTGTTTTTCCCTTGTGGAATATCACATTGGAAGCTCCTCAGTACCCTGAACCATTGGGAATGGATATCTACATCAACAAATTCCATGGAGTTAATGATAATGATATCAAAAACATCAACATCATGAATCATTACGTGGGGATGAAGGAAATCCCTGAAGTGATTCCTGAGTTTTCCATTTTCCCCTATGTAGTGGGAGGGATGGTGCTTTTAGGATTGATTTTAGCCTTGGTTGGTAAAAGAAACCTATACCTGGTCTGGTTTTGTTTGATGCTGATTTTTGGGGCAATCGGCATGTATGATTTTTATCAATGGGAATACGAATATGGCCACGAACTGGCAGATAAAGCTCCTATCAAATTCACGGATGAGGATGGAAATCCCATGTCTTACCAGCCTCCCTTGATAGGAGCGAAGACAATCTTGAATTTCCGGGCCATCTCTTTACCCAAAGTCGGAGCCTACCTGATGGGAGCTGCAATGGGATTGTCTCTACTAGCCTTTTTTATCGGGAAAAATAGGGGGACAGGAATAAATGCCGCTTTCCTGATGCTTCTTCCACTGAGTTTGACTTTGAATTCCTGTGATATCAAGCCTGAAGACATCCATTACGGAAAAGACTTCTGTCAATTTTGTCGGATGACAATTGTAGATCAACAGCATGCCGCCCAGCTGGTTACCCAAAAGGGAAGAGCCTATAAATACGATGCCATCGAATGCATGGTCAATGATCTTAAAGACTGGGAAAGGCCTGAAGTGGAACTTCTATTAGTGGCAGATTATGAGCAACCTGGAACGTTGATCGAAGCAAAAAAAGCTTCCTATTTGATCAGTGATCAGATTCCAAGCCCTATGGGCGCCAATCTCAGTGCTTTTTCCAGCACCAATTCTCGTGATAAAATATACCAAACTATGGGTGGATCTCAACTGGATTGGCACCAGCTTCAAACAGATACCAGGCTTAAAGCCAATAGTAATCCCTGA
- a CDS encoding RrF2 family transcriptional regulator has translation MFSKACEYALKIMIYLFSVQSEGNLAGLKEVAKAIDSPEAFTAKILQVLVRAGLLQSLRGPSGGFRVVDRPITMLEVVIAIDGDRIVKNCVLGLEECSSSHPCPAHDKFMAIRDHLKGVLTTTQLKELKSGLIAGNRFLKL, from the coding sequence ATGTTTTCGAAAGCCTGTGAATATGCCTTAAAGATTATGATTTACTTGTTTTCAGTGCAGAGTGAAGGAAACCTGGCTGGTTTGAAAGAAGTAGCAAAAGCCATAGACTCACCTGAGGCATTTACAGCAAAAATTTTGCAGGTACTCGTACGAGCTGGATTATTACAGTCACTGAGAGGACCAAGTGGGGGGTTCAGGGTTGTAGATCGACCTATCACTATGCTTGAAGTAGTCATCGCGATCGATGGAGATAGGATTGTTAAAAATTGTGTTTTAGGATTGGAGGAATGTAGTTCTTCCCACCCATGCCCAGCTCATGATAAATTCATGGCTATTCGAGATCATTTAAAAGGGGTTTTGACCACAACACAATTGAAAGAATTAAAGAGTGGGCTGATCGCCGGTAACAGGTTTTTGAAATTATAA